From the Deinococcus sonorensis KR-87 genome, the window CGGTGGTCACGATCAGCTGGTATTCCCGCAGCCGGTCAATGGCCTCGCTGCTGGCGCCGTGCAGCATCGCCACCCCAATCAGCACGGTCAGCACCCGGCTGGCCCGCACCTCGCGCACGCCGGAGCGCAGCGTGGAGGCCATCGCCCGCCACTGGCCCTCTCCGGCGTGCGGGTCCGGGGCAAAGCCGCGTTCCGGCATGCACAGCGCCAGGGCGGCGCTCAGGGCCAGCATCAGCAGGCCGCCGGCCAGCACCGGCCACTGCAGGCCCCAGCGCGAGAGCGCCAGCGCCCCCAGCACGCCCAGGATGCCGGCCATCCGGCCATACTGGCTGCCGCTCAGGAACAGGCGGGCGGCCGGGGCCTCGCCCACCTCGTCGGCAAGCCACGCCTGCTCGGCCCCCGACAGGAAGGTGTAGCCGGCGGCGGCGACCAGCTGGGCCAGCAGCAGCGCCCAGAACACGGGCACCGCACCCACCAGCAGCATGGCCACGCCCAGGCACAGGCAACCCAGGATGACGGACAGCCGGCGGCTGAAGCGGTCGGCCACCACGGCGGTCGGGACTTCCAGCAGCAGGACGGCGCCTTCCAGCACGGCACCCACCAGCAGCAGCTGAAGGGGGGTCAGGTGAGCCACCTGAATGAAATACAGGCCCTGCAGGGTAAACGCGAGGGCAAACGCCAGCGATTGAATGGAGGTCAGGGCAAGGTAAGCCCGGACCGGGGTGGTCTGAAACAGCATGTCACTCCTGTGGCTGATGCGAAGAGAGCGGTCAGGCGGCGCGCCGGCAGACGACCGGCGGCCCGCCGGACGGACCTTGGAACAGGGAAGAGGCGCTCAGCGCAGGAGAATTGACATGGTGAATCACCACCGCGAAGGGTGTATTGGAAGTGTAAGCGGCTGCCCTGGAGCCGCCCATCCGCCAGATGGCAGATGCCGGGGCGGCCGCGTCACCGTACGCTGGTCCTGATCGCCCGGAATGCCTGGCGTGCGGCCCTTCCCCCATTCAAGGAGTGCAGTCCAGCGTGCGTCCCACCCTCTGATCAGATCGTTCTGCGTTGACGGCCCCGTCTACCGGGCCGCTTCCTTGACCTGTCGGAGGGTGTGTGAGCTGGATATTGAATGGTGTCGCCAAGGGGTACGGCGACGATGTGGTTTTTGAGGATGTTTCCCTGGAGCTGGCTCCCGGCCAGCGGCTGGCCCTGATCGGCGAGAACGGCAGCGGCAAGAGCACCCTGCTGCGGCTGCTGGCGGGTCTGGACCTGCCGGACGCTGGCACGGTACGCCTGGACAGCCGCCCCGCGCTGCTGACCCAGACCAACGACACGGGCCGTGGGCGCCTGCTGGAGGCCGTGACACCGCCGGACCTGCGCGGGGCTCAGGTGGCCTTCGCCCGGGCCACTGAAGGGCTGGCGACTGGCACTCCAGAAGCGCTGGAGCGCTTTTCGGCGGCCGAGGAACAGTACCGGCAGCTGGGCGGCTACGACTGGGAGGGTCGGGCGGCCAGCGTGCTCAGCGGCCTGGGCCTGGACCCGCAGGCCGACGCGGCCCGGCTGTCCGGCGGGCAGGCCCGGCGGCTGATGCTGGCGCGGCTGCTGCTGGCCCCGGCGGACCTCTACCTGCTGGACGAGCCCACCAACCACCTGGACGCGGCCTCCACTGAATGGCTGGAACACTGGCTGCGCGCGTCCTCTGCGGCCTTCGTGATCGCCAGCCACGACCGGGCCTTTCTGGACGCGGTGGCGGGGCAGGTGGCGGAACTGGAGCGCGGTCAGCTGACGCTCTACCCCGGCACCTACACGGCGGCCATGCAGCTGAAGGCCACCCTGCGGGCGGCCCAGGCCCGCGATCACGCGGCCTACCAGCGGCAACGCTCCGCGCTGGAGGAAGAGGCGAGGCGCCGGCAGAGCAAGGCCCACAGCGCCAACACCTTCAACCCCAAGCGAGCGCGCGACAACGACAAGTTTCTGGCCAACCACAAGGCCCAGGTCACCCAGAACGTGAACGCCAGTCAGGCCCGGGCGCTGGAACGGCGGATGGAGCGGCTCACGGTGATCGAGAAGCCCTTCGACGACCACCGCCGGCTGCGGCTGGACCTGCCGGACGCACTGCCGGGGCCGGCCGAGGTGCTGCGGATCCGGAACCTGATGGTGGAGCGCGGCGGCAGGGCCGTCATCAATGGGCTGAGCCTGGATGTGCGCCGAGGCGAGCGGCTGGCGCTGGTGGGGCCCAACGGCAGCGGCAAGAGCACCCTGCTGGCGGCGGTGCGCGGCGCGCTCCCGTATGGCGGCGAGCTGCAGCTGGGCCAGGGTCTGCAGCTGGCCTGGGCCGGTCAGCACGGGGAGGAGCTGGCGGGCCTGCACACCCTGGCGGACGCGCTGCTGGACGCCAATGTGCAGCTCACGCCGCACCAGCTGTACGAGATCGCCGCCCAGGTGGGGCTGCCGCCCGACCCGACCTTTCCGCTCTCCGGCCTGTCGGGCGGGCAACGCACCCGGCTCACGCTGGCCCGGCTGGGCGTGACCCGCGCCCAGCTGCTGCTGCTGGACGAGCCCACCAACCATCTGGACGTGCGCGCCATTGAGGCGCTGGAGCAGCTGCTGCTGGACTTTCCCGGCACGGTGCTGCTGGCCAGCCACGACCGGCGGCTGGTGGAGCGGGTGGCGACCCGGCGGCTGGAGCTGGGGGCCTGAGCCGCGCCCGTTACTGCAGGCGATCGCCCTTGGCCAGGTTGTGCGTGGCGCACAGCAACTGGACGTTGGCGGCCGTGTCGGAGGAGCCACCCTTGGCATACGGGAGCACATGGTCAAAGTGCAGGTTGACCGTGCTGCCACACACGACACAGCGGCCACCGTCGCGCTGGTAGACCTCCACCTTGACGTGGGTGGGGATGATGCGCCTCGGTTCGGTGAGGCGGGGCTGGACGTCGCCGGGTTCCTCCTCCGGGGCCAGTTCCAGCCGGAAGACGTAGACGTGGCGCCTTCCGTCATGCTGGAGCGCCGCATCCATCAGGTGAAACAGACCGTTGTAGGCCCAGACCCCCGCCCGCAGCTTCTCGTAGACCCGCACCCGGTCCGGAGGTGTCAGACCATGGCGGGCGCTCATGGCCGCCGCGTAGAACTTCCCATTCTCCGTGGGCCGACCGCCAGGAACCTGTCCCGGCTGATCCACGGTCTTGGGGTCCGGTGCGCCGTGCCTGCGGGGCGCGTCATGTCCCTCGTACAGCAGCACCGTGCCGTCATCTGTCCGCCGGTCCCGGTACGGCGCGCCTGGCTGCAGCGACATCAGGACCACCGAGTGGCCGCCGCGCACCTGGAAATTCATCCCGCGTTGCAGGCTGATGCCTTCGCGCTGACACATCTCGAGATAACTCAGCACCTGATCCGCCATGGACTGACTGTAAAGCCGGCAGGAGTCTGCACCGCCCCACATGTCGCCCGCTATGCTGCGCGGGTGAGTCAGGTGCTGGTGCAATTGCAGGAGGTGACGGTACGGCGGGGAGAGCAGCGCGTCGGTCCTTTCACATTCGAGCTGTGTGTGGGAGACGCCTGGCTGCTGACCGGGCCCAACGGAGGCGGCAAAAGCACGCTGCTGGGGCTGCTGGCCGGCACGCTCAGTCCCGCCAGTGGCGAGCGCCGCTACTTTCTGGACGGCCAGTGGCGCACCTCGGCCGTGCGGGCCAGGCGGGCCTTGGCCACGGTCAGCCCGGACCAGGAGGCGTGGTTTCTGACCCGCGACTGGGTGCAGACGGTGCAGGACGTGCTGCTGGCCGCCTGGGAGGGCGACACGTTGCGGCTGTGGGAGCCGGACGCGGCGGCGCTGGCACGGCTGTCGGAAGTGGTGGATCTGACAGGCGTAGCCCCGTTGCTGCAGCGCGACTTCCGGACCCTCTCGCACGGGCAGCGCCGGCGGGTGCTGCTGGCGCGCGCCTTGATGCCGCACCCTCTGGCCCTGCTGCTGGATGAGTTCACCGATGGCCTGTCCCCCGCGGCCCGCGCGGAGCTGGGGGCCCTGCTGGAGCAGGTGGCGGCGCGCGGTGTGGCGCTGGTGCTGGCCACCCACCACCCCCGGGAGGCCCCAGCCCTGGCGTGGCGGACACTGGAGCTGGGCGGGGCAGGGGAGGCTACGCCGGAGGCAGCCCGGGCGCGCCGCCTCCCGACCCCAGCTGCCCCGGTCCTGGGCTCGCCGCTGGTGACGCTTGATCAGGTGTCGGTGTACCGCAACGGCCACCACGCCCTGGGGCCGCTCAGCTGGCAGTGGCGTGAGGGGCAGCACTGGCTGGTGACCGGCGCGAACGGGGCCGGCAAGAGCACCCTGGCGCGGCTGGTGGCCGGAGACTTCTTCCCGGCGCGGGGCGGCACGGTGCAGCGGCACTTCCTGCCGCGCGACCTGCTGAGCGAGCGGCGGCGGCACATCGGCATCGTGGGGGCGGAGCTGGGCATCCGGGGCCGGCGTGGCTGGACCGGCGAGCAGGTGATCGCCTCGGCGTTCGGCGGCACCGAGGGTTTCGCGGAGCCGGTCACGCCAGAGCAGCAGCAGCGGGTGGAGCAGGTGGCCGCCGACCTGGGGGTGCTCCCATTGCTGGCCAGATCGGCTGACACGCTCTCCCAGGGCCAGCTGGGCCGGCTGCTGCTGGCCCGCGCGGTGGTGCACCGGCCGCGCCTGCTGATTCTGGACGAGGGACTGAACTTTCTGGACCGCTCGGCGCAGCGGCGTCTGCAGGCCCTGCTGCCGGACCTGATGGCCGGCGGCACCCACCTGATGGTGATTGCGCACCGGGACAGCGACGTGGTGCCGGGGCTGACCGACCACCTGCAGCTGGAGGCCGGTCAGGTGGTCGGTGCACAGATGAAGCCGCTCGGAAGGGTCTGAGGCCCAAACCCGCCGAGTCCAGGTCAGACTGAAGCCCATGCAGTACATCGGACTGGACCTGGCGTGGTCGTCCAAGAATCCCACCGGAGCCGCCGTACTGAGCGGCGACCGTACCGGAGCCGTGCTGACCGAAACCCGGCTGCTGGGCAGCGACGACGAGGTGCTGGACTTCGTGGCGGCTCAGGCGCCGGCCGGGCCGTGCCTGATCGCGGTGGACGCGCCGCTGGCGGTGCCGAACCTGACGGCCCAGCGGCCGGGAGAGCTGGCGCTGGCCCGGGTGTTCGGGGGTTATCAGGCGGGGGCGCACCCGGCCAACCGCGAGCACCTCACCCGCTACAACGGTGGCCAGATCCGGGGCGAGGTGCTGGTGGAGCGGCTGGCCCGGCTGGGCTTCGTCCACGACCCGGCCCAGGTGCAGCAGGACGAGCCCAGGGCCGTGGTGGAGGTCTACCCGCACCCGGCCATGGTGGCGCTGTTCGGGCTGACCCGGACCCTGAAATACAAACGCAAGCGGCAGGAGCTGGCCCGGATGCACGAGGACTGGGCGACGTACCACACCCACCTGGCCCGGCTGGACCGCGCCGAGCCGCCACTGAGCGGGCTGGAGCCGCTGCTGGCCCACGACCCGGCCGCCCTGAAGGGCCGCCAGCTCAAGAATCACGAGGATCAGGTGGACGCCGTGATGTGCGCCTACATCGCCCTGTACGCCCACCGCTTCCCGGAGCGCTGCGAGCTGTTCGGAACGCTGGACGCCGGCTACATCCTGACCCCGACCCTGAAAGAGCGCTGGAGGGTAAAGGTCTCATAAAGCCCCTGGGCGCACAACCTTGCGTTGCCCCACGCTGAGGCCCGCAAAGCGGCTGTTAGATTGGCCGAATGGAATACAGGAACCTGGGCAGGAGCGGGTTGAGGGTCAGTGAAGTGTCGCTGGGCGGCTGGGTCACCTTCGGGCACAGCGTCAACGACCAGCAGATGGTGCGCGACATCGTCCTGAAGGCCTACGAGCAGGGCGTGAACTTCTTCGATCAGGCCGACGTGTATGCGCGCGGCAAGAGCGAGGAGATGATGGGCGCGGTGCTGCGTGAGCTGCCGCGCCACACCCTGGTCATCAGCAGCAAGGTCTACTGGCCGATGAGCGACGACGTCAACGACCGGGGCCTGAGCCGCAAGCACATCCTGGAGAGCATCGACAAGAGCCTGAGGCGCCTGGGCACCGACTACCTCGACATCTACTTCGCGCACCGCTATGACGACACGGTGCCGATGGAGGAGATCGTGATGGCCTTCGATCAGGTGGTGCGCAGTGGCAAGGCCATGTACTGGGGCACCAGCATGTGGCCGGCGGCGCGCATCGCCCAGGCGGTGGAGTTTGCCAGAGCCCACGGCCTGCACGCCCCGGTCACCGAGCAGCCGGAGTACAGCATGATCCGCCGCGAGCGCGTGGAGAAGGAGATCCTGCCATACACCGAGCCGGCGGGCGTGGGTCTGGTGGTCTGGAGTCCGCTGGCCGAGGGGCTGCTGACCGGTAAGTACGACGACGGCAAGCCCGCCGGGGCACGCCTGACCGAGAACAGCAACTCGGGCAAGAGCTTCCTGACCGATCAGAACATCCAGCGGGTCCGCAACCTCAAGCCGGTGGCCGACGACCTGGGCATCACCCGCGCCCAGCTGGCGCTGGCCTGGATTCTGCGGCAGCCGGGCGTGAGCAGCGTCATCACCGGCGCCACCCGCGTGCAGCAGATCGAGGACACGGTCAAGGCGGCCGGCGTGCACCTCAGCAGTGACGTGGTGGCCCGCATCGAAGAGATCCTGTCGTAACCGTTCCGGCCGGGCCGGTCCGCTTCATGAGGAGCGGCCGGCCCCGCTGCTTTAGAGTGTGGGAGACCCATGACGCGATCACCAGCCCCAGCACCGGCCATCTTTACCGAGCATCTGCGCAAGGTCTACAAGGGCCGAGCGGTGGTTCAGGACCTGTCGCTCACCGTGGGCGAAGGCGAGGTTTTCGGCTTTCTGGGGCCCAACGGCGCTGGCAAGAGCACCACCGTCAAGATGCTGCTGGGACTGGTGATGCCCACCAGCGGCGAGGTGCGGGTGCTGGGCGGCTCGCCGCAGGACCCGGAAATCCGCCGACAGCTGGGCTTCCTGCCAGAACAGTTCCGCTTTCAGAACTGGATGACCGCCCAGGAGTTCCTGCAGTTCCATGCCCGGCTGGCCGGCATGCCGCACGACGCGGCGCAGCGGCGCATTCCGGAGGTGCTGGAACTGGTGGGGCTGGGCGGCCGCGGCGGCGAAACCCTGAACGGCTACAGCAAGGGCATGCTGCAGCGTGCCGGGCTGGCCCAGGCGATTCTGGCGCGGCCCCGGCTGGTGTTTCTGGACGAGCCGACCAGCGCCCTGGACCCGATCGGGCGGGTGGAAGTGCGCGAGATCATCACGGCGCTCAAGGCCGAGGGCGTGGCGGTGTTCCTGAATTCCCACCTGCTGAGCGAGGTGGAACAGGTCTGCGATCACGTGGCCTTCGTGAACCGGGGTGAGGTGCTGCGCCAGGGCTCGGTGCGGACATTGCTGGGGGCCGAGCTGCAGGTGGAGGTGCGGGTGTCACAGCTGAGCCCGGGCCTGCTGCAGCGGCTGGGCCAGCTGGGCAGCGTGCAGGTGCTGGAGCCGGCCGAAGGCCAGTGGCCCGGCCTGCATCTGGTGGTGCCGGGCGAGGCGGCGGTGCCGCAGGTGGCCCGGCTGGTGGCCGAGGCGGGCGCGGACCTGTACGCGCTCAATCCCCACCACAACGATCTGGAAAGCCTGTTTCTAAACCTGATTGAGCATGCCGGAGAAGCGCAGGCGCGGCCGGAGCCGGTGGCCGCCGCGTCCGGCAGAGGAGGCCGCTGATGAGGAACGCCCTGCTGGTGGCGGAGCTGAGCCTGAGAGAGGCGCTGAGAAAGCGGCTGGTGCTGCTGCTGGTGGTGCTGTCGGCCCTGTTTATCGGCTTCTACCTGTACGGCGTGTGGCGGCTGCAGGGCACGCTGGACGCCCGCGCCGTCGAGGCCGGACTCACGACCGGCCCGCGCCGGGGCCTGGGCGGGCTGCCGGTGGCCAGCGTGACGCTGTTCGGCATGTATCTGGTGTACTTCCTGGGGTCGCTGATGAGCGTGCTGAGCACGGTGGGCGCCGTCAGCGGCGACATCGAGAGCGGGGTGATGCAGAGCATTGTGTCGCGTCCGGTGACGCGTCCGGAGCTGGTGCTGGGCCGCTGGCTGGGCTTCACGCTGGTGAACGTCCTGTATGTGGCGCTGCTGTCGGTGGCGCTGCTGGTGGGGGTCTGGGTCATCACCGGGTTCTCGCCGCCGCAGCCGGTGCAGGCCACCCTGCTGATCCTGCTGGGCGTGGCGCTGCTGAGCAGCCTGACGGTGCTGGGCAGCACCTTCTTCACCACGCTGTCCAACGGCATCGGGGTGTTCGTGTTCTACGGCCTGGGCTTTACCGGCGGCACCCTCAACAGCATCGCCCAGATCGCCGACACGCCGGTGCTGAGCACGCTGGGCCGCGCGGCCAACATCGTGATGCCCACCAACGCGCTGTGGCTGGGCGCCAGTTACGCGCTCCAGCCGGACTTTCTGCGCCAGATCAGCTCGGCTGCCCGGGGCGCCAATCCCTTCGTGAGCGCCTTTCCCGTGCCGTGGGGCATGGTGGTCTGGACCGGGGTGTACGCCTTGCTGGCGCTGCTGCTGGGCATGTGGAACTTCCGTCGCCGCGACCTGTAACGCAGGCGGTATGGAAAGCGGGCGTCCAGTTCACTGGACGCCCGCTTCCTGATGTCGTTACTGCTTGTTGGCCAGCGGGTCCGGGTCCCGGGTGGACATCTCGCCCTCGTGCAGCTCGTTCGGGTGGCGGTACAGCCGGTCGCGTTCCGCGTCGTTCCCGACCCCCACCGCCGCGTCATGGACCGGCGGCTTCGCGTCGGTATGCTCCATGGTCGGGTCCGGGGTCTGGGGGGCGTCCGGGCTGCGTCCGGCGGTCTTGGTGGGGTCGGGGTCCGTCATGCGGCTGGCCTCCTTCTGCTGCCAGACGCTCAGCGCAGTGCTGGCGTCGGCCGGGGGAACGGGGGAGAGGACGGTAATGCTCGGCGGCGGCACATGCGGGCCGGGGCTGACCGGGTCGGGAGCGAGCGGCTCGTTCAGTTCACTCAGCAGCTGTTCGCGCGCCGAGATCTCCTGATCCAGCCGGCTGATGTCCAGCCGGATCTCCTCCAGTACGCTCACCTCGGCATTGCCGTGGTACGCCCGGCCCAGCCGGGCATACAGCGCGTCCATCTCGCGGCCCAGCTGGAAGATCTCCACCCGCAGCCGGGCCGCCTGCGCGACCTCCTCGCCGCGCCGCTGCGCTCGCAGGGCGCCGCGCCGCAGCGTGTTCACAATGCTGTCAATCATGCGGGTATTGTCCGGCCAGCTCGGATGGGCGGGGTGAAGGCCGGTTCAGCTCGTCTTTACGCCGCTCGGCATCGAGGCGCTGTTCCTCCGCCTGCGCCGCCTGCAGCTCGGCCAGCCGGTGCAGGCGGTCGCTCAGCTCGCCGCGCAGCTCGTCCAGCCCCAGCCCCCTGGCAGCGCTGACCGGCAGGCCGTGCAGCCGCTCCACCTCACGGGCCAGCGTCTCGGGGTCAGCGGCGTCGGCCTTGTTGAGCGCCACCACCTCCGGCATGTCCTGCAGCTCCAGGTCGCTCAGGATGCGACGCACGGCCTCGTAGCGGGTGTCGGCGCCCGGCTGGGCACCGTCCACCACGTGCAGCAGCAGGTCGGCGTCGCCGATCTCCTCCAGGGTGGACCGGAAGGCGCGGCTCAGGTCGTGCGGCAGGTCGCGGATGAAGCCCACCGTGTCGGTGTAGATCACCGGCCCCACGCCCTCCAGGTAGCCCTGACGGCTGGTGGGCCGCAGCGTGGCGAACAGCTTGTTCTCGGCCAGCACCTTCCGCGGTTCCTCGGCGGCGTGGGTGAAGCTGTTGAGCAGCGTGCTCTTGCCGGCGTTGGTGTAGCCCACGATGCTCACCACCGGCACGTCGTTGCGGCTGCGGGTCTTGCGGCGTTCCTCGCGGCGCACCGAGACCTGTTCCAGCTGCTTTTCCAGGAAGCTGATGCGGTCGTTGATGCGGCGGCGGTCCAGCTCCAGCTTGGTCTCGCCGGGGCCGCGCGTGCCGATGGCGCCGCCCGCCGCGCTGCCGGCCGAACCGCCGATGCGCGAGAGCCGCGCGCCCGCGCCCAGCAGCCGGGGCTTCATGTAGCGCAGCTGCGCCAGTTCCACCTGCAGCCGCGACTCCACGCCCTGGGCGTGCAGCGCGAAGATGTCCAGGATCAGCTGGGTGCGGTCAATGACCTTCAGCCCGGTGACCTCCTCAATCTCGCGCGCCTGGGCGGCGCCCAGTTCCTGCCCGAACACCAGCGTCTGGGCGTCCAGGTGGTAGGCGCGGCTGGTCAGTTCCTCCAGCTTGCCCACGCCCACCAGCGTGCCGGGCTTCAGGTGCCGGCGGGCCACCAGCTCCTGATACACCACCTCGGCCCCGGCGGTACGGGCCAGTTCCCTGAGTTCCTCCAGGCGCTCCTCGGCGTCCACCTCCCCCCGGTCAATCTGCACCAGAATGGCGCGCTCCTTGTCCGGCTGGGCCTCACGCACCCGCGCGGCCCGCGCGATCTCTTCTTCCAGCGCCCGCACCTGGGCGCCCAGATCAAAGTCCTCAATGTCGTAGGCGCTGCGCGGCGGCAGAATGCGCCAGTCCTCTTCCTCGCCCACCGTGCCGGGGGGGGTCAGGTGTGCCACGTGCACGCTGCCCGGCAGGCCGTCCGGCCGCACCTCCACCGCCGCCACCGCGTCCAGGCGGTTCAGGAACAGTGTGGACAGGTCGCCCTTGCTCAGCGGGCCGCCCTTGGGATGGGTGTGCAGCAGGTGGAAGCCCGACAGGCGCTCCTCGCCGCGCCGGATCGGGGGCAGCTCGGCGGCCTTGGCGTCGGCCACGCTGACGCTCAGCACCCGTCCCCGGCGGTCGATCAGCAGGCTGATCTCGCGGCGCAGCTCATGGCTGAGCTCGGTGAGGTTGCGGGCCAGTTCCGGACTGCTGACGGTCCCGGGCGCCAGACGGCGGCGGTACAGGTTGCTCAGGCTCTTGAGCTGGGCCGGACGCAGACCGGAGGTGTTGCCATGTACTTTTTCGATGGTCTGTACACTCCTCGGATGAATGTTCCTGTTTCTGAAAACGCCGCAGCTCCCGGAACGGTTCCGGGCGGCGAATTCAGCCTCTGATAGAGGTATTTTACTGCCGAGAGTCACGGGCAACCGTGACGGTTCACTTCAGGCGCATACACCAATGGTGCCATGGTGTGGCCCTGGCCTGCATCGGTCAGGTGGCCTAGCCGGACCTACAGAAACACGCGGCGCCCTAACTGGGGCGCCGCGCCGGAGAGGGGAGAATATTCCTTTTATTCCTTGACGCCGCCCGCCACCGCGCCGCCCACAAAGTAGCGCTGGAAGCCGTAGAACAGCGCCACGATCGGCAGGGCGCCCAGGGTGGCCGCCGCCGCGAAGATGCCCCACTTGGTGGACAGCTGCCCGGAGGTGAAGGAGCGCAGCATCACGCCCACCGTCCACTTCTCCACGCCGGTCAGCAGCACGTTGGCCAGGATGAACTCGGCGTAGGTGCCGATGAACTGGTTCAGGAAGATGAACACCAGCATGCTGCCGGACAGCGGCAGCACCACGCGGGTGAAGGCGGTCCAGCGGGTGGCGCCGTCCACCAGCGCGGCCTCCTCCAGGCTCTCCGGCAGGCTCTCCACGTAGCCCTTGTAGATCCAGGTGTTGAAGGCGATGGCGCCGCCCGAGTACGCCAGGATCAGGCCGGTGAAGCTGTTGGTCAGCCCCAGGGTGAACAGCAGGGTATAGATGGCCACCAGCGCCAGGAACACCGGGAACATCTGCACGAAGATGAAGAACAGCAGCGTCTGGAAGCGGCCCGGGAAGCGCAGTCGCGCCATGGCGTAGCCGGCGGTGGTGGACAGCAGGATGGCCAGCAGGCCGGTCATGCCCGACACCACCAGCGTGTTGCGCACCGACAGCAGGAACTTGCTCTCGTTGCCCTGGCCCTGGAACTGCGCCGGCGTGATGAAGATGGCCAGCACCACCAGCGCCGCAATCAGCAGCCGGGTGGCCCAGCTGCGCGGACGCTCCAGGCCGGTGGCGTCGCCGCGCGCACGCTCCATCAGCACCATCACCAGCAGGCCGCCCAGGGCCACGCCGCCCAGCACCGCCACAGCGATCTGCCACGCGGGAATGGTGACGCCGTCAAAGAGCTTGCCGAAGTTTTCCCAGGTCAGGCCGCTCAGCCGCGGCAGCAGGCCCGAGCGGTACAGAATGTTCGGGTTCGAGAAATCCGGGAACGCGAACAGGCTGTTCTTGGGATCGAAGGCGGCCAGCAGCACGTAGAACAGCGGGTAGATGGCGACCAGCACCACCAGGATCAGGAACAGGTGCGTGAGCTGGTCGCCCAGCACCTCCCAGTACTTGATGCGGCGGCCGGTGACGCGCTGCCCGTAGCGCTGGCCCACCAGACTGGTCAGCGACAGCACCCCGGCGGCAGCCAGCAGGAACAGCAGGAAGCGGATCCAGCCGCCCTTGACGGTGTAGATGGTGAAGCTGGGCGGGCGGCCCTGCATGCTGTGGACCAGCACGGAGCCCAGGTAGATGAGCGCCAGCACGATCACGGCCGTGACGATCCACGGCACCGCCTTGCGCAGCGCGGACGGCTCGCGGTGAATGTAGACCTGGGAGGTGTCGTGGGTGTCGGTGCTCGGCTGTGCGGTCATCGCCTCGCCTCCTCAAAGACGCCAGCGGCGCGGAAGTTGACCAGACTGATGGCCAGGGTCAGGAAGAACACGATCATGGCGATGGCGCTGGCCAGCGCGTAGTTCTGGCCACCGCTGCTGGCA encodes:
- a CDS encoding MFS transporter, whose amino-acid sequence is MLFQTTPVRAYLALTSIQSLAFALAFTLQGLYFIQVAHLTPLQLLLVGAVLEGAVLLLEVPTAVVADRFSRRLSVILGCLCLGVAMLLVGAVPVFWALLLAQLVAAAGYTFLSGAEQAWLADEVGEAPAARLFLSGSQYGRMAGILGVLGALALSRWGLQWPVLAGGLLMLALSAALALCMPERGFAPDPHAGEGQWRAMASTLRSGVREVRASRVLTVLIGVAMLHGASSEAIDRLREYQLIVTTGLPGGLSGPTVFVLLSLAGLVTGMIVTEPLRRRLDPSDARQLRRTLRTLSLLMLLCLLAFALAPGFWWAASALLALGVLRGLYGPLYSGWLNQGLASGTRATVNSLAGQADALGQVSFGPLFGLLGNLAGVRTALGLAALIQLPVLWLLRRPAPDPAPDAPASAP
- a CDS encoding ABC-F family ATP-binding cassette domain-containing protein, with product MSWILNGVAKGYGDDVVFEDVSLELAPGQRLALIGENGSGKSTLLRLLAGLDLPDAGTVRLDSRPALLTQTNDTGRGRLLEAVTPPDLRGAQVAFARATEGLATGTPEALERFSAAEEQYRQLGGYDWEGRAASVLSGLGLDPQADAARLSGGQARRLMLARLLLAPADLYLLDEPTNHLDAASTEWLEHWLRASSAAFVIASHDRAFLDAVAGQVAELERGQLTLYPGTYTAAMQLKATLRAAQARDHAAYQRQRSALEEEARRRQSKAHSANTFNPKRARDNDKFLANHKAQVTQNVNASQARALERRMERLTVIEKPFDDHRRLRLDLPDALPGPAEVLRIRNLMVERGGRAVINGLSLDVRRGERLALVGPNGSGKSTLLAAVRGALPYGGELQLGQGLQLAWAGQHGEELAGLHTLADALLDANVQLTPHQLYEIAAQVGLPPDPTFPLSGLSGGQRTRLTLARLGVTRAQLLLLDEPTNHLDVRAIEALEQLLLDFPGTVLLASHDRRLVERVATRRLELGA
- a CDS encoding HNH endonuclease, which codes for MADQVLSYLEMCQREGISLQRGMNFQVRGGHSVVLMSLQPGAPYRDRRTDDGTVLLYEGHDAPRRHGAPDPKTVDQPGQVPGGRPTENGKFYAAAMSARHGLTPPDRVRVYEKLRAGVWAYNGLFHLMDAALQHDGRRHVYVFRLELAPEEEPGDVQPRLTEPRRIIPTHVKVEVYQRDGGRCVVCGSTVNLHFDHVLPYAKGGSSDTAANVQLLCATHNLAKGDRLQ
- a CDS encoding ATP-binding cassette domain-containing protein, with the protein product MSQVLVQLQEVTVRRGEQRVGPFTFELCVGDAWLLTGPNGGGKSTLLGLLAGTLSPASGERRYFLDGQWRTSAVRARRALATVSPDQEAWFLTRDWVQTVQDVLLAAWEGDTLRLWEPDAAALARLSEVVDLTGVAPLLQRDFRTLSHGQRRRVLLARALMPHPLALLLDEFTDGLSPAARAELGALLEQVAARGVALVLATHHPREAPALAWRTLELGGAGEATPEAARARRLPTPAAPVLGSPLVTLDQVSVYRNGHHALGPLSWQWREGQHWLVTGANGAGKSTLARLVAGDFFPARGGTVQRHFLPRDLLSERRRHIGIVGAELGIRGRRGWTGEQVIASAFGGTEGFAEPVTPEQQQRVEQVAADLGVLPLLARSADTLSQGQLGRLLLARAVVHRPRLLILDEGLNFLDRSAQRRLQALLPDLMAGGTHLMVIAHRDSDVVPGLTDHLQLEAGQVVGAQMKPLGRV
- a CDS encoding DUF429 domain-containing protein; protein product: MQYIGLDLAWSSKNPTGAAVLSGDRTGAVLTETRLLGSDDEVLDFVAAQAPAGPCLIAVDAPLAVPNLTAQRPGELALARVFGGYQAGAHPANREHLTRYNGGQIRGEVLVERLARLGFVHDPAQVQQDEPRAVVEVYPHPAMVALFGLTRTLKYKRKRQELARMHEDWATYHTHLARLDRAEPPLSGLEPLLAHDPAALKGRQLKNHEDQVDAVMCAYIALYAHRFPERCELFGTLDAGYILTPTLKERWRVKVS
- a CDS encoding aldo/keto reductase family protein — its product is MEYRNLGRSGLRVSEVSLGGWVTFGHSVNDQQMVRDIVLKAYEQGVNFFDQADVYARGKSEEMMGAVLRELPRHTLVISSKVYWPMSDDVNDRGLSRKHILESIDKSLRRLGTDYLDIYFAHRYDDTVPMEEIVMAFDQVVRSGKAMYWGTSMWPAARIAQAVEFARAHGLHAPVTEQPEYSMIRRERVEKEILPYTEPAGVGLVVWSPLAEGLLTGKYDDGKPAGARLTENSNSGKSFLTDQNIQRVRNLKPVADDLGITRAQLALAWILRQPGVSSVITGATRVQQIEDTVKAAGVHLSSDVVARIEEILS
- a CDS encoding ABC transporter ATP-binding protein, with translation MTRSPAPAPAIFTEHLRKVYKGRAVVQDLSLTVGEGEVFGFLGPNGAGKSTTVKMLLGLVMPTSGEVRVLGGSPQDPEIRRQLGFLPEQFRFQNWMTAQEFLQFHARLAGMPHDAAQRRIPEVLELVGLGGRGGETLNGYSKGMLQRAGLAQAILARPRLVFLDEPTSALDPIGRVEVREIITALKAEGVAVFLNSHLLSEVEQVCDHVAFVNRGEVLRQGSVRTLLGAELQVEVRVSQLSPGLLQRLGQLGSVQVLEPAEGQWPGLHLVVPGEAAVPQVARLVAEAGADLYALNPHHNDLESLFLNLIEHAGEAQARPEPVAAASGRGGR